One region of Gigantopelta aegis isolate Gae_Host chromosome 7, Gae_host_genome, whole genome shotgun sequence genomic DNA includes:
- the LOC121376952 gene encoding uncharacterized protein LOC121376952 — protein MYASKRFSYSFPVYKARCQLAAIDYMKHSDHENITNKDGSIRLHRKFSKQTNHWTVCEEKEKKHYTYIPELMINIVNRYLTERIPLRHPVTVKEDDPKNISKTVAPVSPEPSHVLAAKKVSRFSKGT, from the exons ATGTACGCATCTAAAAGATTTAGCTACAG CTTTCCTGTCTACAAGGCAAGATGCCAGTTGGCGGCTATCGACTATATGAAACATTCAGACCATGAAAACATCACAAACAAAGATGGAAGTATACG TTTGCACAGAAAGTTTTCCAAGCAGACCAACCACTGGACTGTGTGTgaggagaaagaaaagaaacactacACATATATTCCAGAACTGATGATAAACATTGTGAACCGGTACCTAACCGAAAGAATTCCACTGCGTCATCCAGTAACAGTGAAAGAAGATGATCCGAAGAACATCAGCAAGACTGTGGCACCTGTATCTCCAGAGCCATCACATGTACTGGCAGCCAAGAAAGTGTCCAGATTTTCTAAAGGAACCTGA